In Streptomyces sp. NBC_00569, a single genomic region encodes these proteins:
- a CDS encoding APC family permease: MSDTLRTSPTTVTEEPLGNTASPQKLKRSIGVVGGTLLTLSCVTPASTLFVVVPDLFSSLGTATALTIAIGSLLCIAVAFCYSELGTLIPSAGGEYAMVSTLAGRLAGWLVFVLSLLVVMIVPPVIAMGTADYLAPLVHLPAAGAGAGVMLLATLAGLLDLRANAWITGIFLVLEVIAAGVVAVLGFAHSERGAGSLVDLHVSGAGGHTDTVTAMLIISGLAIALFITQGFSTAVYLSEELENPRRNVARTVLATLAISTVVILVPVVAITMGAPDLAALTSGDISGMVEAWSNSAVGTFVSLCVALAIINAGIVMVIQNSRVLFASARDKSWPEPVNNALSKLGRFGSPWVATLVVGVPGAALCFVNLDTLYGVTGVSVTGMYLLVAVAALLARRGSHRDQPAWRMPLWPAVPLVLIAVLAYILSQQEVSYLLWTGGITAAATLYWALYLRPRKDTRWLVSIPEDEQA, encoded by the coding sequence ATGTCCGACACGCTTCGCACCAGCCCCACGACCGTCACCGAGGAGCCCCTCGGCAACACGGCCAGTCCCCAGAAGCTCAAGCGTTCCATCGGCGTCGTCGGCGGCACCCTGCTCACGCTCTCGTGCGTGACGCCCGCCTCCACGCTCTTCGTGGTCGTCCCCGACCTGTTCTCCTCGCTCGGCACCGCCACCGCGCTCACCATCGCGATCGGCTCGCTGCTCTGCATAGCCGTCGCGTTCTGCTACTCGGAGCTGGGCACCCTGATCCCCAGCGCGGGCGGCGAGTACGCCATGGTGTCGACGCTCGCGGGCCGCCTCGCCGGCTGGCTCGTCTTCGTGCTCTCGCTGCTCGTCGTCATGATCGTGCCGCCCGTCATCGCGATGGGCACCGCGGACTACCTCGCCCCGCTCGTGCACCTGCCCGCCGCCGGCGCCGGCGCGGGCGTCATGCTCCTCGCCACTCTCGCGGGCCTGCTCGACCTGCGCGCCAACGCCTGGATCACCGGCATCTTCCTCGTCCTCGAGGTCATCGCCGCCGGAGTCGTCGCCGTCCTCGGCTTCGCCCACTCCGAGCGCGGCGCCGGCTCCCTCGTCGACCTGCACGTCTCCGGGGCGGGCGGCCACACCGACACCGTCACCGCGATGCTGATCATCTCCGGGCTCGCCATCGCCCTCTTCATCACGCAGGGCTTCTCGACCGCGGTCTACCTCTCCGAGGAGCTGGAGAACCCGCGCCGCAACGTGGCCCGCACGGTGCTCGCGACCCTCGCCATCTCCACCGTGGTCATCCTGGTGCCGGTCGTCGCCATCACCATGGGCGCCCCCGACCTCGCCGCCCTCACCAGCGGCGACATCAGCGGCATGGTCGAGGCCTGGTCCAACTCCGCCGTCGGCACGTTCGTCAGCCTCTGCGTCGCCCTCGCGATCATCAACGCGGGCATCGTCATGGTCATCCAGAACTCCCGCGTCCTGTTCGCCTCCGCCCGCGACAAGTCCTGGCCCGAGCCGGTCAACAACGCGCTCTCCAAGCTCGGCCGCTTCGGCTCCCCGTGGGTCGCGACCCTCGTCGTGGGCGTGCCCGGCGCGGCCCTCTGCTTCGTCAACCTCGACACCCTGTACGGCGTGACCGGCGTCTCCGTCACCGGCATGTACCTCCTGGTCGCCGTGGCCGCGCTGCTCGCCCGCCGCGGCTCCCACCGCGACCAGCCGGCCTGGCGCATGCCACTGTGGCCCGCGGTGCCGCTGGTCCTGATCGCCGTGCTCGCCTACATCCTCAGCCAGCAGGAGGTCTCCTACCTGCTGTGGACCGGCGGCATCACCGCCGCGGCCACCCTCTACTGGGCGCTCTACCTGCGGCCGCGCAAGGACACCCGCTGGCTGGTGTCGATCCCCGAGGACGAGCAGGCCTGA
- a CDS encoding GNAT family N-acetyltransferase has translation MQNSGIRRARTVDELTAAGPLFDGPAVPEWSARFLLTPGHHLFLAYEDDEAVGFVSGVETIHPDKGVEMFLYELSVAEAYRRRGIGRSLVEALAALARERGCYGMWVGVDTDNAPALATYRGAGGRDGGGCSVVEWSFV, from the coding sequence ATGCAGAATTCCGGCATCCGCCGTGCGCGCACCGTCGACGAACTGACCGCCGCCGGGCCCCTGTTCGACGGGCCCGCCGTTCCTGAGTGGTCGGCCCGCTTTCTTCTGACCCCGGGCCACCATCTCTTCCTGGCTTACGAGGACGACGAGGCCGTGGGCTTCGTCAGCGGGGTCGAGACGATTCACCCGGACAAGGGGGTGGAGATGTTCCTGTACGAGCTGTCGGTGGCCGAGGCGTACCGGCGCCGTGGCATCGGCCGCTCCCTGGTCGAGGCGCTGGCGGCGCTGGCCAGGGAGCGGGGCTGTTACGGGATGTGGGTCGGCGTGGACACGGACAACGCGCCCGCGCTCGCGACGTATCGCGGCGCGGGCGGCCGGGACGGCGGTGGGTGCTCCGTCGTCGAGTGGTCGTTCGTCTGA